In Tachysurus vachellii isolate PV-2020 chromosome 24, HZAU_Pvac_v1, whole genome shotgun sequence, the sequence CAGCACTTTTCCAGCTTTTTTGGTGAACAGTGAATATAGTGAATATAGTCctatataggggggcacggtggcttagtggttagcacgttcgcctcacgcgtacagggtcggggttcgattcccacctccgccttgtgtgtgtggagtttgcatgttctctccgtgcctcgggggtttcctccgggtactccggtttcctcccccgttccaaagacatgcatggtaggttgattggcatctctggaaaattgtccgtagtgtgtgattgtgtgagtgaatgagagtgtgtgtgtgtgccctgcgatgggttggcactccgtccagggtgtatcctgccttgatgcccgatgacgcctgagataggcacaggctccccgtgacccgaggcagttcggataagcggtagattatatatatatatatatttatcccaTCCCAGTTTCAGTCCCTCATTTGCTGATAAAATAACcttcactcttctgggaaggtttccactagattttagaCTGTGGCTGTGGggttttttgttcattcaggtAAAAGAGAATGAGTAAGCTCAGGAACTGATTACACGTGAGGAGACCTGGGGTAAAGTTTGCATTCCAGTTCAACCCAAActtgttcagtggggttgaggtcagggctcagtgcaggacacttgatTTCTTCTACTCCAACCGTGTCAAACAATGTattcatggagctcactttgttGCACGGGGGATTTTGTCGAGCTGGATCAGTTTTGGGctccttagttccagtgaaggaaaattgtaatgctacagaatACAGACATTCTACACAATTAAGTGCACAACACATTGTGGAAGGCTCACATCCAtgtgtaatggtcaggtgtctacatgCATTTGgtcatataaacataaatataaatcttgTCTATATAAACACTATACAGTATGCAGTCAGGTCCCAAGACTAGCAACGTGTTACGTAGACTACTTCATTATATTACCAATTCATACTGCAAAATAGACATTGTTATGAAGTGCGTTgcatttaaaacaatatttataatgTCTTATTAACGTATTCtaacattattaatgtatttgaaATTCATTATAAATTTGGGCTTGATGGAAAGTGTTTGTCAACTACACTTGAACAGATTACAGTGGACAATTATTACCTGAAACACTTGTATGAAAATAGCTTATAGATATATAACACAATCAGCCATTCAGATTTGGGCctgaataagaaacaaaaatgctTTGCCATATGCAATCTGCCAAATGTCCTCACAGTGCACATATGCTGTCCCACAGGAAACAGTGGGGATTGGCACATTTCCTACCCCCTGCAGTGTTCTCCAGCATGAAGGAGAAGAACATCAAAAAAGCTCTGACTCACATCCTAaaaaccaatcagaatctagTAGCTCCTGGGAAGAAGGTGGGTATCCATTTATTGTGATCAGGGACCAGATCCTACAATCGATCCTAAATAAAAGACTCTTCAGTAACTGTTATTAGCTCAATAATGAAAAAAGTTTATTTCAATGGCCTTAGATGTTACATCTTCCTCATTATGCTGTGGGAGGTTTGGTAAAATGTCAGAAGAGAGGCATCTAGTGGTTCCAAAAGCAAGGCaacaaaaatttacatttaacattctCAAAGCATCATTGCCAAGAAAGGTGAAATGTTTGCCTCATGGAAAGTCGTTAATATGCCTTAAGATGTCCTCTGACTTTAAATTAGTTCAGTAATACATATTTCTAATATTATATTGTTAATCTAATCTTCTCTTCAAGGCCACTGTGTGTGACCATAGATTTCTTGAATAATGTGAATATGTTGCTAATATTCTTGCAATCTGTTTTGTAGTTAACCATATTGCAAGCAAAGGTTCACTATTTAAAGTATCTCAGTGATCTGAGATTATACGGAGGACGAGTGTTTAAATCTTTGCTACTGGTAAGTTGATTATTATAACTGTGCAACTATAAAGTGTTAACATATGTGCTCACTGTTATTACACTGGTTTACAGAAACCAGTATTTTtcatcattctttctttctttctttctttctttctttctttctttctttctttctttctttttattggcTTCCTATTTCACATGTAGCAAGGCGATAAGGAAACAGGTGTGACATTACTTGTAGGACCGAGGTATGGCATCAGTCATGTTATCAATGTCAAGACAAATCTAGTGGCCCTGCTGGCAGACTTCAGCCATGTTAACCGCATTGAGATACTTACAGAGGACGAAGTCAATGTGCGGGTAGAACTCCATGTTTTGGACGTCAAGGTATACTATTACAATTGTGCAGTGTGTTCTGCTGTTCAGTTAAACACCATTGCTATTCTATTTAattttgatatacagtatggtcAGGACAGGTGCTTTTTTAATGCCTTATAGACATTAATAGATTTTAATGCAAATCCAAACTTCTTTTTGAAACAGCCCATTACGTTAATAATGGAGTCCAGTGATGCCATGAACCTGGCTTGCCTAACAGCTGGATACTATCGTCTTCTTGTGGACTCACGTCGCTCTATTTTCAATATGGCCCACAGCAATAGCAATGGAGAAATAGATAGTGGTAAGTTCTTAtggatgaatttatttaaagcttAGACTTGAAAGAGTCCAATACACTGCTTTTATTTgacaatgtaataataaaagtttattgtgaaaaataatgctaGATATCCTTAAACATTTGACAGGCAACATGCTTTCTAAATGAGATTGATGTTTCTATGTATTTCAGCCCAAGATCCTAGAGAACTTGAATGGCAATACAGTACCTCTTTAGGTATCTGTGAAGATCTTAACAATCAAGAGATCATACCTTCTTATCAACCAGAAATAGATTACTCACAGGATCAAGCGAGAGAGGATAGCATAGGCTCTTCTTATGTTCCAGAGACCCTTCCTCCTCCATATCCAGGCCATAGTGGAGAGAGGTCACAAGTTAGAAGCAGAAGTCCCCAACTTCCACCTCTTCCACCTGTACAACACCAACCCCAGGAGTCTCCTAGGAGTGCTaaggtttcttttattttcagagaTCCACTTTTAAACCCTCGGAACCTTGGTTATCAGCGCCTCCTGGATGAGAGTCCCGAGTTGCTTGAACGGCCTTCTTTCATTTCCAGCAATGATCTGGGCTTTGGCTCTCCAGATGGAGAGACATTTCAAATTAGGCCTAATGTAGTCTATACCAACATTGGTGAGGGGAAAATCTTTGACAATGCTGAAGGTATTGAAGAGCCTCTCTTACGTGATTTATGCTATGCTGAGACCACTGATGAtgtggaggatgaggatgaggctAGCTGTGAAGAGGATACACCTGCAATACCTGGAGAGGGTGAAGCTGGGCTGCCAACCTGCAAGATAACATTTCTCACCCTTTCTGGCTCCAGCGATGATATTATAGATTTAACTGCGCTCCCTCCTCCAgaaggagatgatgatgaggatgaaaatGATGCAATTCTGCTTTCCCTCAACATGGCCATTGCTGCACCTCCTCCTGGATTCAGGGACAGTTCAGATGAGGAGGGAGCAGATAGCAAAAGTCATCCACAAAGTTCCCGTAGCAATGACAGCATTCCTGTGTCCCTGATTGATGCTGTCCCTACACATGTTGAGCGCAATAATGTCAGAATCTTGGATCATGCTGTTGTGGACACGCTGCAAGCACTAGAAGCACTTGCTGTATCTGAGGAAACCACCCAGCCTCAGTCTACCAGCATTGCAGGTTACATGATTACTGTCATCACACAATCTTATTAGACTCTGTGCTTGTTATATAGCAAACTGTAACTGTTAGATAATTGATAACGGCTTTAAATAATACATGCATGTTCAGCCAAACACAAATGTATGAGAGAGTTTAGCTGATTGGAAAATTTTAGATCGGGAACTTTTGGTGTGTacttaataaatatgtaataaccAAGTTCAATTAACAAATTTACAAGCTTTTACAAATTTGTGAAAGGTAATGTAAAAGTGCAATGGAGTAAAATGCATAGGTAACAGAATGTATTGTAACAGAAGATTAAATGTTGAAGTTAATTTATCAAAAACATGAAttcagtaaatatataaataaatatgaactgTTAAGATAAGCGGTGCAACAAAAACTTACTTGCTCACCATTTTTACTTACAGGAACTGGCATATCACGAGCTTTTAGTCCAGAGTCCTCATCAGATTCAGGAAATGAGACCAACTCCTCGGAGATGACAGAGAGCTCAGAACAAACTGCGGGCCACAGACTGTCTGAGAATGCTATGCGTCTTCTGGTGGCAACCACAGAGGGATACCAGCCCCTTCAGGAGGAAAAGACAGAATTCCCTGTCTCCCCTTGCACCAGAGGATCTATTCCTAAGCCACCACGCAGTCCCTCAAGACGCAAAGACTTGGCAGTTCAACCAACAACAGTGCCTTCAATGCATAAACTACAGTCTTCTGATAATCCAGAGACAGAGCCTGAGGCAAAGGCAGATAAGTCCTTGGGTAAATATCTGGTCAAATCTCACTCGAGCACGCTTTTGAATACTGGAAAAAGATTGAAAGCAATGGCGACTGAGGGAagacgaataaaaaaaaataaagatgcacCAGGCAAGTATAACACCTTCAGTGGAAGAGAAAGTAATAGAAGAAGACAATTGGTTGTGAAAGAATTCTGTGAAAGATTTCAAGGGCTACAGTCCTCAATAGAAAATGAGCCTTCAGGGAGCCAGGTTACAGAATCTCATGGTTCAAGAGAAGATCTAACTGGCAGCAATATTAGTCTCCCCACAAAGAAGCTTCAGGATAATGAACAAACTGAAACGTATAAGGATGATCAACAGATTCTTCCTCCATTACGACAAGGAGTGGCACGACTGTGTGAGTACCACCTAGCCAAGCGTATTTCTTCATTGCAGAATGAAGCTCTGTGTTCTCTTCAAAGTTCCCAATCCTCGTCTCTGGATGTCGGTGGCAGTACAGGAAGTAGTGCTTCTGCAACGCCAGTGGACTCCCCACATTGTGCCACTGACAGCAAAAGTAATTTTTCTGGCTCTTCCTCCTCCCTCCTGCTCACGTCAAGGGACCTTCACCCTCATGCAGATGCTGCTCTCTTGAGGAAGATGCTGCCAAATGTACATCCTCCGGGATCAAATCCACCCCTCAGTGTCCGACCATCCAAAATCAAGGAAACCACAGGTACAGCTCGAAGGAGCAACCTTCTAAGTGATCTGCATGAAAAAGATGGCAGTCCAATAAGTATAAACACAAAGGAGGGGAGTGAGGCTTATAGGCAGTTGATTAATTATCTAACAGTCAGCCATATGCATCAGGGTGGCAACAGCTTTAGGGCAGGATTTGGGGGCAGCAAAAAGGACCAAAGAAAGCATATCAAAAACTCTTCATTCTTTATAGACAAGGTTAAAGGTAAAGGGAACTTTAGTATCAAATGTCCCTGCATGCCTCCTTCTCCTTCACTGGTTCTCAGCTCAAACCCTAGTGCAgattctcacagagtctcaAAAATATTCCACTCAACAACTTTGCCTGCTAAATTGAAGAGGAGTCCTGATTTGCATGCTCAGAGACCTGTCAGCAACGTTGATGTAGGGCCTAATCATTCTGAAAGAAGAAGGTCATATTCTGGCCTCAATTGTGAATTAGAGCAAAGTTTTAACCTTGATCAGTTCTCATCTTTAAATAGGAACCACTTTGAAGGGATACCTCATGCAAGCACAGATGACTTGCTCATATCTGACTGCAAGATGACACTTGCTGTCCAACAGACGCTTAATgattctttttgtctctctagTGTAGCTGGCACAGAAGACCGCGGAATGCTGTTGAGAGGAGGAGACTTACCTGCTAATTTACCAAGGCACATCAAAACCTGTGCCATCCCTCTACCCcaaccaccaccactatcacttccaccaccaccaacattACCTCCTCCACCTCAATTAAGGCTGTCAAAGAGCACCAGTTACATCGGGCCAACACAAGAGTCACTTGTCCCTCTTAGACAGAACCATCTAACTTCTCAAGGGTTAAATCAATGTAACACCAATACTCCAATTCGTGGCAGAGACATAATTAGAAGTACCAGTATTATAACTGCTGGATCTGGAAATATTGATGCACTGATTGAGAAATCAAGAGCATCATCACTGGCCAGAAATCAGCAGGACCATTTGCATGCAACTGAGCCACAACTACAAAGAAGAACTCCCAAGAATAAGCTGTCAAAAAGCTACTCACAAGGTTCAGTAGCATCCCAGACCATGGGTTGGTCTGTAAGCAACAGGGATTGTGCAGTTTCTCCAGTACAAAAGGATGCAAAGCAGATAGGTTCTGCACAGAAGCTGGATATAAATCCCTGGACATGCAATGGTCCATTCAGTTACTGTTTcttcaaaaagaaaaaccagACAGTGGAGGAGGAAGGGGGCATAGGAGATGGTTTGAGAAGGCAGCTTTGTCACTTGGATGAACCAGGACCTTCTCAATACAACCCAGACTCTTGTGTTATAGACACGATTGGAGAACAGCTGTATGCAGAGGTTTTGAACAACATGACCTTTGGGGACAGACTGGTTCGCATTAATGCCCTGAAAGACCACACGTATGTGTACCCTGCTGTTTTTTCTGATGTTCGAAGAGATGCGAGTGAGCTGATTGCTGTGGTGCGTTCTAGTGTGGGCAGAAGTGACAGAGGTACCCCACCTATGCAGACAGAGGAGCTGGCACAGTACAAGCACTTGCTAGCAATCGAATCTAAAGCACTTGGGCAGGCATGCCACAGGATGGCTCAAGCACATGGCAGCCCAGAGGAGATGTTGCTGGCAGTCAGTTCCAGTTTTCAGGTGCTTTGCAGCTTATCTGAGATCTGCATGTGCTTGGTTCGTGGCTTAGGTGCTTCAGCCAGCCAGCAACAGCGTGAGGTTGCGGCCAAGGTTGATGAGGTGGTCATGAACTACATGTGCTTGCTTCGGGCAGCTGAGGGAGCCTCAGGTAGTTCTCCTGGGGACCAAAGTGTTAAAACACTTGATCGCCATTCTAGCACCATGTCGGCTATCGTCAACACTCTTACCCGCTCTCTCAAAACACTACTCAACAAGTAGGCCTCTTCTGAGTCAACCTTTTATTTGCAAAGCCATAAATGGACATCTGGGTTGAATAAAAACCCTAAAGTAATCGACTGGAACAAATACTACTGTGGTGTCCATAATTATTTTTCGTGTTAGAATGTATATACAAACAAATTATAGAACTTTTTAAGgagctttaaaatgattattcGTGTATCCTAAATATCTTATAATGCTGTAATGTCCCATATTGCAGTTTAAAACTAGGGGATCAGAGTAGAGGATTTTGCTAAAGAGTTGTAATATTTAGTATATAAACTGGCTTCATATTGCAAATAACtaaattgctttttttaattcattctatttaattttatttattatataacaacCTATTGAAAAGTACAACAGATATGTACTTATATAAtgcttttaataattataatgggTAATAatggtttctgtttattttgtattttctgaCATTATACTTCCTGAGATTATATGTAAaaattatttcacattaattatttaccccaatataattaaaaattatacaCATAATCATGACTGTCCTTAATTTTTAATCTCCAGAAtacaataaagtgtttaaaaggTTGAAGGAATATCTGCTTTATTAACACATACATTGAATAgtcatttgatttgtttatttgtcccGTAAGCTAAAACATTTTCACCACATCATTTTTGGTGCTTTGACAAAAATTCACAATGATGTAAATTTAAATGGTAATAATGTTTGGATTCAATCTTTTCATTTGAAACCATTCATCTATGAGACTGCTTGATTACTGAGCACGATATGCAGCACATCAAAACAATTATTTGCAAATCATTTCCTATTGTGCAGATGAAACTTTATATACCTACTTCCAGCTTTAGTAAATGTACAACACAAACATTGACTATAGCTGTCAATTCTCATTCAGAGAGACGTCCATACCTCAATTAATAAGCCTTAGTGACGAACCATATGATCATAAACACATGACATAACAAATGTGATGTCAAACATggtaactttatttttaaaaggaaaataaacttttattttcaggCTGTGTACCTGTCTGGAATAAAAGTGTAATAATCTAATTGGAATGTAACAGTATGTATGACAAACTCacgcaataaaataaatattaattgtttttggAAAATTGATTAATTATTGTGAAGCATTAAAacaggtattattattattattattatcaagtGGGCAGAAAACGATTAAAAGATtaaagtgatttttatttttcatcacctgactttataaaaacataatacTGTGCTAAGTGGTTGGTCATGTCTTCTTTGGACATGATGGCTACATTATATCATTAAACATCCACACAATAGTTCATAATTAATTGCACAATTTCAGCCTAAATGTCTAagcatacagtatctcacagaagtgagtacaaccctcacattttgtaaatattttattacatcttttcatgtgacaacactgaagaaatgacactgaaaagcttgtataacagtgtaaatttgccgtcccctcaaaataacaatacacagccattaatgtctaaaccgctggccacaaaagtgagtacacccctaagtgaaaatgtccaaattgagcccaaagtgtcaatattttgtgtggccactattattttccagcactgccttaaccctcttaggcatggagttcaccagagcatcacaggttgccactggagtcctcttatACTCCTAATTGACGACATCATGGAGCTgatggatgttagagaccttgcgctcctccaccttGCATTTGAGGATGCCttaaagatgctcaataggatttagGTCTGAAGACATGCTTGGCTAGTGGTCAGAGGTGTCTTTGGGGTCGttgtcatgttggaatactgccctgccggcccagtctctgaagggaggggctcatgctctgcttcaatatgtcacagtacatgttggcattcatggttccctcaatgaactgtagctccccagaccatgacactcccaccaccatgctttactaTAGGCAAGACActcttgtctttgtactcctcacctggttgccaccaCACACGCTTAACaccatctctcttttttcttctttgtatttatacattgtgttgtgtatatactgtatactatattatgtctttccccattgtgggacaaataaaggtatattttatcttatcttatcttatctgaaccaaataagtttatcttggtctcatcagaccacaggacatggttccagtaatccttgtccttagtctgcttgtcttcagcaaactgtttgcaggctttcttgtgcatcatctttagaagaggcttccttctgggatgacagccatgcagaccaatttgatgctgTGTGCGGaatatggtctgagcactgataGGCTGgccccccaccccttcaacctctgcagcaatgctgtcagcattcatacgtctatttcccaaacacaacctccggatatgacgctgaccacgtgcactcTACTTCTTTGGTGGACCATGGTTAGGCCTGTTCTGAGaagaacctgtcctgttaaaccactgtatggtcttggccaccgtgctgcagcttattttcagggtcttggcaatcttcttatagcctacaccatcttcatgtagagcaacaattcttttttttttagatcctcagagagttctttgccatgaggtgccatgctgaacttccagtgaccagtatgagagagagagcgataacaccaaatttaacacacctgctccccattcacacctgagaccttgtaacactaacaagtcacatgacaccagggagagaaaatggctaattgggctcagtttggacattttcacttaggggtgtactcacttttgtggccagcggtttagacattaatggctgtgtgttacgttattttgaggggacggcaaatttacactgttatataaGCTGTActctcactactttacattgtagcagagggtcatttcttcagtgttgtcacgtgaaaagtataataaaatatttacaaaaatgtgaggggtttACTCACTTctcagatactgtatgtattttcaTAGCATTAAGTATGAAAGTCATATTGTTTCTTGTTCAATAGGCTGCTTGTTAGCTAGCCCAGTGTTAGCTACTTTGCAAACATGCTTTTGTTCTCCACTTATCTATAGAAGCTCAAAGAGATTTTGACTATTAAGAGTATATAGATTTTCTACCAGTGACTTCATAGACATTTCATTCTATATTTTAACAATGTATTACACTACTACAATGATAATAACATTGAAATGCCAGatttggtaaataaataaacagccacCAGATCTTGGAGAATGTTCTATATCATGTGATGTTATGACTGTTTATGTCATAATGcaaaattttacatttcattcattttcaacaaACACTTCAGCCTAGTTGAGTCTAAGACTACTATGGGAACACAAGACATTCCTTGGAGTGTAAAACAAGAAATTCCTTGGAATAATCCAATCATCGCCGGGTATCACACACCCCCACAGGCTCATTCACACATACGTGTTGTTTAGAATTGCCAATCCACCTAACagcatgttttaaaaatgtgtgaagAAACTGGAACACATTGAGAAAACGTATGTGGATGCAGGGtttacatgtaaaacaacacacagacagtaacacaGTAATCAATGCTCAGGATTGATCTGCAGACCCTGGAGAAGCACTGAAGCAGCACCACTACCTACTGCATTACTGTGCTATGCCACCATGCCTTAACTGTGTAAATATAATACACTTGATTACCAATCTCACACAGAACAACTGGTTTTACATGAGCAATCTTTATGAAATGtaacatgcaaataaatatgtagcatCGTTTATTAACTTTCAAAtaattttcaataaaatgtaacctaatattcatattcatgtgTTTCAGCTTGCTAGCTTGGCTAATAGTTAGCAAACAAATATGAAACTAAAGACAAATTTGTAGTTAAAGGTTGGTTAATGTTGTTTAGACTGTTTGCATTCAAGGTAAATTTGTGTGATTCTGTGATCGTAAGCATCCTGTATACGGGTTATCTGGATAAAGTTACTGaagtttgaatgaatgaatgaatttattctaAAGTGCAAATAAATGGAAGAAATACCATGGCATTGAAATTCCCAATTTGGTTTATTGTTCAATCAAATATGTTGGTATGTTCAGTTATCTTACTACAAACAACTATTCGattcttatctctctctcactcattttctaccgcttatccttatttctaccgcttatttcTCACTCatatttctaccgcttatccaaactacctcgggtcacggggagcctgtgcctacctcaggcgtcattgggcatcaaggcaggatacaccctggatggagtgccaacccatcacagggcacacacactctcattcactcacgcagtcacacactacggacagttttccagagatgccaatcaacctaccatgcatgtctttggaccgggggaggaaaccggagtacccggaggaa encodes:
- the LOC132839664 gene encoding FERM and PDZ domain-containing protein 4-like isoform X2; this translates as MNSRGMKFKFHKGEKVLCFEPDPSKAKVLYDAKVVDIIVEKDEKGKRIPKYLIHFNGWNRSWDRWAAEDHVLRDSEDNRKLQRKLARKALARMRRKGWRKRRCRLPGVNSVLKSLPEEEKEESDDPLISSSEDGDEDNSDPETLKSESESSEDFDEMKEEQEVHPKRENEEKSITINIDIPDVLKKKLEDDCYYVNKRKKLVKLPCQMNIVNILESYVKHFTINAAFSANERFRLPQSSTQSSMSPHYVPPEKNEELCKEMVDGLRITFDFTLPVILLYPNEQAQFKKVSSSKFFQPLGDAAGCSTRSLGERSPSPSLNPSTPQSTDGYSTHNETSVSPVITATTPKRRRCTNPDTDNTHSLRRSTRNTSGGEKSVEGGGGGSSNTSPQPKRRLTEVPTPLPKFFLNLEKRTPVHSGSSSPLPLTPSKDGSGVFSGLESHRSNELNEVLSWRLMPDNYPLSDQPPPPSYLYGSQHLLRLFVKLPEILGKMHMPEKNLRALVKHLELFLSHKNKSTGWPPPSGSWAGLQGATSYEWDATSTRDPRDCFINQASHSSGSLEEIGVQVLPPAPRRVEMRRDPVLGFGFVAGSEKPVVVRSVTPGGPSEGKLIPGDEIIMINEEEVATVPRERVIDLVRSCKESILLTVVQPYPSPKSAFISAAKKAKLKSNPVKVRFAEEVIINGQLPDTVKDNSLLFMPNVLKVYLENGQTKSFRFDNSTSIKDVIMTLQEKLSIKCIEHFSLVLEQRLEEFGSRLLLLHEQEMLTMVTQRPGSHKMKCFFRISFVPKDPVDLLRRDVVAFEYLYVQSCNDVVRERFGPEVKYDAALRLAALQMYILCLTTRPTQKFSMKYIQKQWGLAHFLPPAVFSSMKEKNIKKALTHILKTNQNLVAPGKKLTILQAKVHYLKYLSDLRLYGGRVFKSLLLQGDKETGVTLLVGPRYGISHVINVKTNLVALLADFSHVNRIEILTEDEVNVRVELHVLDVKPITLIMESSDAMNLACLTAGYYRLLVDSRRSIFNMAHSNSNGEIDSAQDPRELEWQYSTSLGICEDLNNQEIIPSYQPEIDYSQDQAREDSIGSSYVPETLPPPYPGHSGERSQVRSRSPQLPPLPPVQHQPQESPRSAKVSFIFRDPLLNPRNLGYQRLLDESPELLERPSFISSNDLGFGSPDGETFQIRPNVVYTNIGEGKIFDNAEGIEEPLLRDLCYAETTDDVEDEDEASCEEDTPAIPGEGEAGLPTCKITFLTLSGSSDDIIDLTALPPPEGDDDEDENDAILLSLNMAIAAPPPGFRDSSDEEGADSKSHPQSSRSNDSIPVSLIDAVPTHVERNNVRILDHAVVDTLQALEALAVSEETTQPQSTSIAGTGISRAFSPESSSDSGNETNSSEMTESSEQTAGHRLSENAMRLLVATTEGYQPLQEEKTEFPVSPCTRGSIPKPPRSPSRRKDLAVQPTTVPSMHKLQSSDNPETEPEAKADKSLGKYLVKSHSSTLLNTGKRLKAMATEGRRIKKNKDAPGKYNTFSGRESNRRRQLVVKEFCERFQGLQSSIENEPSGSQVTESHGSREDLTGSNISLPTKKLQDNEQTETYKDDQQILPPLRQGVARLCEYHLAKRISSLQNEALCSLQSSQSSSLDVGGSTGSSASATPVDSPHCATDSKSNFSGSSSSLLLTSRDLHPHADAALLRKMLPNVHPPGSNPPLSVRPSKIKETTGTARRSNLLSDLHEKDGSPISINTKEGSEAYRQLINYLTVSHMHQGGNSFRAGFGGSKKDQRKHIKNSSFFIDKVKGKGNFSIKCPCMPPSPSLVLSSNPSADSHRVSKIFHSTTLPAKLKRSPDLHAQRPVSNVDVGPNHSERRRSYSGLNCELEQSFNLDQFSSLNRNHFEGIPHASTDDLLISDCKMTLAVQQTLNDSFCLSSVAGTEDRGMLLRGGDLPANLPRHIKTCAIPLPQPPPLSLPPPPTLPPPPQLRLSKSTSYIGPTQESLVPLRQNHLTSQGLNQCNTNTPIRGRDIIRSTSIITAGSGNIDALIEKSRASSLARNQQDHLHATEPQLQRRTPKNKLSKSYSQGSVASQTMGWSVSNRDCAVSPVQKDAKQIGSAQKLDINPWTCNGPFSYCFFKKKNQTVEEEGGIGDGLRRQLCHLDEPGPSQYNPDSCVIDTIGEQLYAEVLNNMTFGDRLVRINALKDHTYVYPAVFSDVRRDASELIAVVRSSVGRSDRGTPPMQTEELAQYKHLLAIESKALGQACHRMAQAHGSPEEMLLAVSSSFQVLCSLSEICMCLVRGLGASASQQQREVAAKVDEVVMNYMCLLRAAEGASGSSPGDQSVKTLDRHSSTMSAIVNTLTRSLKTLLNK